A part of Cannabis sativa cultivar Pink pepper isolate KNU-18-1 chromosome 6, ASM2916894v1, whole genome shotgun sequence genomic DNA contains:
- the LOC115695697 gene encoding uncharacterized protein LOC115695697, whose product MGALAHVSKRLSWSLFSDSTSSCTTLRTTLTSLFSCSSYATVSRSSSDPLPSPGRDGCAAAIGIFQRTLLQSPWFAIPTRGVKTSGSSLRPGNVIEKKDRIYEVVKVDHSHEGRGKATIKVELRDVDSGNKVSQRFGTEETVERVFVEAKPYIYMCTDRDGKVLLMDPDTLDQLEVNEELFGKNAKYLQDDMKVRVEVYNGIPLSASVPKHVTCIVKEAQPPVKGIGVTPREKVAVLDNGLSIKVPPHVLAGESVVIDTTDDSYVRRTKV is encoded by the exons ATGGGAGCTTTGGCTCATGTGAGCAAGAGGCTTTCTTGGTCTCTCTTCAGTGATTCAACCTCATCTTGTACAACTCTGAGGACCACTCTTACTTCTCTGTTTTCTTGTTCTTCGTATGCTACTGTGTCGCGCTCATCATCGGACCCGTTACCGTCACCAGGCCGTGACGGTTGCGCCGCCGCCATCGGTATTTTCCAGAGGACCCTGCTTCAATCTCCCTGGTTCGCTATTCCAACCCGTGGAGTGAAAACTAGCGGATCTAGT TTGAGACCTGGAAATGTCATTGAAAAGAAAG ACCGTATTTATGAG GTTGTGAAAGTAGACCATTCTCACGAAGGAAGGGGAAAAGCTACTATcaag GTGGAGCTTCGTGATGTTGATAGTGGAAACAAGGTATCCCAACGATTTGGCACAGAAGAGACAGTTGAAA GAGTATTTGTTGAGGCCAAACCTTACATTTATATGTGTACGGATCGCGATGGCAAAGTATTATTGATGGA CCCTGACACCCTTGATCAGCTGGAAGTGAACGAGGAGCTGTTTGGAAAGAATGCTAAGTATCTACAAG ATGACATGAAAGTTAGAGTAGAGGTTTACAATGGAATCCCTTTATCTGCATCGGTTCCTAAACATGTTACATGTATTGTGAAGGAAGCACAGCCTCCTGTGAAGGGGATAGGAGTGACACCTAG GGAGAAAGTTGCTGTGCTGGATAATGGCCTTTCTATCAAA GTACCACCTCATGTTCTAGCCGGTGAATCTGTAGTTATCGATACAACAGACGACTCTTATGTTAGAAG GACAAAGGTGTAA